The Mytilus galloprovincialis chromosome 4, xbMytGall1.hap1.1, whole genome shotgun sequence genome contains a region encoding:
- the LOC143071134 gene encoding F-box/WD repeat-containing protein 5-like, with product MPLHCVEDRRSPTEIEEDEDSCPSIWQQCPDSILLHIFSFLEAKHLTASSQTCKDWNRVTNDESLWKYLLDVKWGVKNQKLPPSKESWRSEYKRLDFHTPIHLSETLTDHDDEVLHVSFSHDGKLFCTTSKDATIKVWNVSDPTTIKHTKNFRDLLSWDFTQFSCFNQIDTLLLVSSVKTTDFMDRRGYVAIISLPHDFRIIRVVSMDPSQLFGSWLDNSTFLGGCLEISLDRFTTTVQIESFDVPDGSVEIKGEESENLPEVEEGTGRNLFTFCSETASLIKFLTVAHIPVNGDKGPQLYCDKCASQERDSNPRKIPKRDQTLFTSDIETHSVQSPSVLDGNEWDKNESASCSYSSGSALKENNSLYHISLCKDCQNGNVNRNLIFVTGEFAVALHQLGFKNVSPAVLDLPMSPSDESVQEGESHMVVNFSNNDITLRPIRISDKPDNLLDLFGHVTGLTLSNDHRYLFLNCRPWIGKVDRTDPWATPDLSPSIEIRVIDLCTLQDTGRRYQGHKGFSPSTMCCFVFLDVSPDYVGSGSEDAKGYLWDKHYCVNLATFEHSFGVVNAVGFNPANQEYLVTVSDDCTIKIWRSKALMKDFGRV from the exons aaGTCCTACAGAAATTGAAGAGGATGAGGATTCCTGTCCAAGTATTTGGCAACAATGTCCTGATTCTATTCTGCTTCATATATTCTCATTCTTAGAAGCAAAACATTTGACAGCCTCATCACAAACCTGCAAG GATTGGAACAGAGTTACCAATGATGAAAGTTTATGGAAATATCTGTTAGATGTTAAATGGGgagttaaaaatcaaaagttgcCCCCCTCAAAAGAAAGCTGGAGGAGTGAATACAAACGTTTGGATTTTCACACACCCATCCATCTGAGTGAGACGTTGACAGACCATGATGACGAAGTACTTCATGTCAGCTTTTCTCATGACGGCAAGTTATTCTGTACCACATCAAAAGATGCTACTATCAAA GTTTGGAATGTCAGTGATCCAACAACTATCAAACACACTAAAAATTTCCGTGATTTGTTGTCGTGGGACTTCACACAGTTTTCCTGTTTTAATCAGATTGACACATTATTGCTTGTTTCCAGTGTAAAAACAACAGATTTTATGGACAGGAGAGGATATGTGGCTATTATTTCTCTTCCACATG ATTTCCGTATTATCCGTGTTGTATCAATGGACCCGTCACAGTTATTTGGATCTTGGTTGGACAATAGCACATTCCTTGGAGGCTGTTTGGAGATCAGTCTAGATAGATTTACTACTACTGTACAGATTGAATCATTTGAT GTTCCAGATGGTTCTGTGGAGATAAAAGGTGAAGAAAGTGAAAATCTCCCTGAAGTGGAAGAAGGAACAGGGAGAAATCTGTTTACATTTTGTAGTGAAACTGCtagtttaattaaatttttgacaGTAGCTCATATTCCTGTTAATGGTGACAAGGGGCCACAACTCTACTGTGATAAATGTGCTAGTCAAGAAAGAGACTCAAATCCAAGAAAAATTCCTAAACGAGACCAAACACTCTTTACTTCAGACATAGAAACTCATTCTGTTCAATCACCAAGTGTTTTAGATGGGAATGAATGGGATAAAAACGAGAGTGCTTCATGTTCATACAGTTCAGGTAGTGCTTTAAAGGAGAACAATTCCCTGTATCATATATCATTGTGTAAAGATTGTCAAAATGGAAATGTTAATCGGAACTTAATTTTTGTAACGGGAGAATTCGCTGTGGCTTTACATCAATTAGGATTTAAGAATGTTTCTCCTGCAGTATTAGATCTACCCATGAGTCCGTCAGATGAATCAGTACAGGAAGGTGAAAGTCACATGGTGGTTAATTTTAGTAACAATGATATAACACTACGGCCTATTAGAATATCAGACAAACCAGACAACTTATTAGATTTATTTGGACATGTTACAGGTCTTACTTTGTCAAATGATCACAG GTATTTGTTCCTGAATTGTAGACCATGGATTGGTAAGGTTGATAGAACTGACCCCTGGGCAACCCCTGACCTGTCACCTTCAATAGAAATCAGAGTTATTGACCTTTGTACACTGCAGGACACTGGCAGACGATATCAAGGTCATAAAGGATTCTCCCCATCAACAATgtgctgttttgtttttcttgacGTTAGTCCAGATTATGTTGGAAG tggAAGTGAGGATGCTAAAGGATACTTATGGGACAAACATTATTGTGTAAATCTTGCTACATTTGAACATTCATTTGGTGTTGTCAATGCTGTAGGCTTTAACCCTGCAAACCAAGAATATCTAGTAACTGTAAGTGATGATTGTACTATCAAAATCTGGAGGTCCAAAGCTTTGATGAAAGACTTTGGGCGAGTCTGA